A window of Phragmites australis chromosome 15, lpPhrAust1.1, whole genome shotgun sequence genomic DNA:
aaaaaattatatttatattttacactcaaatatttaaatataaatagttgatgtatcttagcatacaactattattaacataaatatctataattcagttgtaagctaaatttctaacCTGTACAGTCATACATGTTGATAAGCTAGTTCATCTAAAAAGGATTCTCCTGCGCCATACAAGCGTTTCTTCGATTCCAATCAGTTCAGTCCGTATTGAGGCCTCATAGTGCTCACACGTCATAAGTACGCTCCGGCCTCCAACGTACGTAGTTCTTGCTCGATATCCTCGGCACTTGCTATCTGCAGACGGATTGGATCGAACGGTGACATTAAGACTGCAGTTTCGCTAGATTTCTATCAGCTTGCAGATGATGCTTCAGGATAGCAAGCAAAGCGTGCCCGTCCGATCTCATGTATGCTTGTCTCTGTTCCTTCTATTGGAGAGCAACGTTTTTGTTCTACACAttcggtgcatgcatgcatataatgCTTTTATGGCATGAATCAACTTTGGCAACTGGTAGAAACCTTTTCCAAGGGCACTGCATCAGCATCTTTGGGATCAGAAAGCGACAATTCTGGTTGGCCATCCGTGACCGCTGCTGGACAGCCGCTCGGCTGCTTCGTCGAGGTCTGACACCCAGTTCGGTTTGTGCTCTCTGCGATCAAAAGAGGACGAGAACATCAGCCATCTGCTACTTCAGTGCTCTTACAGCCGGCAAGTATGGCACAAAATTTTCCTGTCGATTTGTCTGCAAAGGCTTACACCGGCAACTCTGGTGGACTGGTGGTTATCTATTCCAGAACGTGTTCCAGACTCCAAACGGGAGGGCTGCAATACGCTGATCATTTTGGCGCGAAATGTCTTGAGCGTCTGGTAATGTAATAATAACAGTGGAATCATCGCAGCTTTGCATTAGGTTTTAAAAGCTGTATAACCCTAGCTGCGGTAGTAGACAGGTGTTGTAATTCACCATTCTTGCTTTCTCCTTGATGAATGACACCCTACTGTTCAGGGTGTTCCCCAAAAAAAAAGCGAGAAACCTTTTTCTAGCGAGTATATTCGTGTTTCAGCTTTGCTTATTTCAATCGGTTTTATTTTCTCTCCCTCAACCATCACCTAAAGCTTCAAACACATAGCTTAAGATTGCACTACGATGTGTGAACATATTGATCTTTTTTTGTGACGAGTGTGAAGAACATTGATCTAATGATTCAAAAAGGTAACTGAAAAGGAACGAGATTCTGATCACCTGAAAATTAGACACCCCCAGATACGTTCAGGATGGCTTGATAATCGAGAAAAGCATTTCTTCGAGATTCCAGGTTTTATTAATCATACATACGGATTGTTCAAAATGCTATTGCGATCAAGAACACAATATTCTCACACAAAGCAAACGGAAGTTCGTAGAAGAAGAGAGTCTGTATGGTCGGACACGTCCTAGATATTACTAGATAAGGTTCTCTTGATATCGTGATGAAGACCTTAGTACCATGCGTCTTTCTATCACTGGAATGGCAAAGGTATTACGCATCTTGCAAGAAGAATATATAAAAGCAGGCGCAGTGATAAAAGACCTTGGTACCGTTTTTCTTTTCCGAGTACGGCGGTTGGCGGCAGCGGCAGAAAACGGGGGTGGCGGATCGATGCTGAATCTGACGGGCGGTTTCTCCTCGTGTCAGCGTCGGTCTGAGCTTTAAGGGCATCTACAATGCAAGGACGCTTAACAGATAACAATAAAGTATCGGTACAAGGGTCTTAACCCTTTTTTTTAACATCGGATCTTCGAGGCTTTTTAACGGGACTGTGAGACCGAGGACTCGAACCCTCAATCGGCTCTCTCCACTTTCACAGGGCTATAAGCCTGTCCGTAAGAATCTTAACCTTCAACGAGACCTGTCTAATTTATATGCTAATCACCGTACTGAAACCGTTTTATCTACGCTCAGAAACGGTGATATATTAGCGcgaatatatttaaatttaagaGATTTCTTACAGATTCAGGTACAACAATGCTTCCTAAATGTGTAAAGTAATTTCTATAGGTGGTATGACTGTGGCTCTTCTAGAATAtattatgcatttatcacttTCAGTGATAATCATCACTTTTTCAGAGTTATTtctaacatactgaaaatacaTGTTTTCTTTTAAGATAATGTTTGTGGTTTCACTATctacaatacacacttcctcatGCGGatgccacacatattctataaataaagcatttaATCATTCACATATGaggaagtagcaacaagactaaatgctttattaactattaaaaatattatttgcagTTAAacttgctcttctagagcttataTTTATTCGATCCTCCTAAATTCAACAATTAATTAAATGGTTAATCACtttaattctagatagagtctgcgaaatTATCACATCCTAAAAGCACTAATCACATGATTAtgcattcataatcatcatggcattatGTTTATACGTATTCGtttgataacttgagtttaaacatgtttcaaaagtatTTGAAGGTAGTTTAGAGCCCTTTAGGAAAACACTAAATACCTTGCAGAttaagaagaatagaaaaggggaatagaatcaagttttcagcaTAAGATcgctctcgcggtctgaccgctaggtgGCAGCCACATGGGCTTCCCGCAGTCTGACCGCCGCAGTgcagaggctccacttaaggaAATCGACCAACTCTCTCAGactcactctctcactcacccttcacccacaccaagagagagggagagaccaccTCGACGCCTACGATGATCGAAGACCAATGGAGGgaacttcctcgagctcatcccatTCATCCTCGTTGTCGGTGAAGTTTCCATGCaagttcatccacctcaagcccctACACCACCCCGGAGCCTGATCTCCAAATTAGAGCTTCCCCGGAGTGAACCCCTCTATTAGAAAGCCTCCTtacactaaggtgagacatCTCCTACTGATTCTCCATCATTCCCAAGCTCGAGTTGATCCCCATGTCGTTTAGACCCAAGCTTAACCCTAGCCTCAGGCTTATCCATAGGGTATTtcgagtttagctcggtgaatgttgtTCAATTCACTGTAGAAGCACTCTATTAGTCCTATAGAGCATGTTGGTACCCTTCGTGGTCGAAGGATTCGCCGGTGGCCTCACAAAGTGGCGCCGAAAGGGTCTCGTGGTCAGACTaccactagggccggtctgaccggcAAACGACGCTCTAACTGTTGACATACCAACGATCTAACCACCAGGCGCCAAAAACTTCTACAGGccgacggtcagaccaccaccaccacgttggtctgaccgctagcctGTCAAGGTTGTATGTACTTAGATTACCTTGtccagggtttcaaactttggaaccctaatcatttagtggtcttttgcaaatgttttcgaaacacgACACTCTATTAATTtttaagcatgcatcatatgcacacttttttcatcatttaattattttcagaatgcattcttgattcgtttagagagcgttataccgacggtccaagcgagtgaatgCGTCGCCGAGCTAcctgagttttgtgagtgttatGCAGGCAATATCAGGCAGCAgtcagagcagcaaggcaatcatctaagcatactcaacctactactttggacTCATAGTGTATAACTTGATAACTTAtgatttatgtatgtttgcatgattagTGAGTCCATTGTTGGATTTCGGTGGGTAGAATCTAGGttgatgaattgcattacctataccttgagttgttgattatccatatccttatagccttgataacattaaGAATTATctaaaatgcttagcaatgcataggtcatcggtaaaagtcgCAAGCTTAAGGCCTACTTGTTGTTTACAaatacaatgataatgatgtgagttgcatgagatgtgagaatgaggcgaaatgtgggtggtgttaggggtatcttctgcaccGAACGAGTTCCTCggtgtagttcgggagaggaactcggatgccatagactgcttgcatcgtttaagtatCGTctattgttgcagttggctttagtacTTTTCATACTAACCAAATgttgatctaatagtaagataaACCGAATAACTatatagctgtgatcatttgggcttgcacatagatggtgtgagcgggtgggtttgtagagacacttgtggttaCTCTGAGAGTTAATCTAAGTGGGCTCTGTACCGAgcgatgcctgattcaaatggttagggctaattggaaaaggttgacacgagtaccccttgggTGGGTCTGTGTGGTCCTTCAAACTGTATGAtcctcgagtcatgtgggtaaaatTGTACCTCCTGCAGAGTGTAagagcaattcaaattgttacGCTCTCAGTTATAAACATGCTTTTAtctatttgcagcagtcgttGTAAGTGTAGGTGGCAGGAATGaggtagtgcaaactactcataTGGTGAGACTTttaggtggagcctaagggcatatggcttcataTAGCTTTTGCTGGTTTATAGATATTaatcttccactgcgtagtttctagttttgtttAAGAGGTGAATTGTTCTCTATCCTCCTAgcttccttttgttgtaaaagGATACCATAGAAAATAGGCCTCGTAAGGGATATAACGGACATATacgtatatttttaaactagTCAGTCACGCGTCTAGGGTATGGTTTCCACGACCAGTACGAGGCATACGCGACCAGTCTCCCTGCACCTTCACATAAACCCACGACCGGCCTCACCTGGTCGTAGGGCGGGATCTGATATAACCTTTCCAATCATATTTATAGAgatcactcaagtgttttcttttcCCAGGCGCTAACTCCAGTGGGCGAAATCATGGACGATGCAGAGTGGACTTGTCTCGTCTTATAGTGTTAAATGCTATGGAGTGGGACTTTTACAGCTCGACGCGACGCCGCATGATGGATGAGACGTTGTCAGAAGGCCGATCAGACAAGTGGTCAAGGACGGTACTCAAtaatgatggcttgggttagatattaggatgagcagagtCTTTTGTTTGGACCCACACGTAAGTTATCCTCATCTATACTATATAAAGTGATGAGGATCCCATTTGTAAAAGGAGAGATAAAGTCTGGCAGCCAGCTAGAACGACCTCTGTAACCAATTGAGACCATCCATAATACAACATATGTATGGCTATATCCTTCAGGAGATCTGAACTTGTATAACTTATTGTGTCCCTGAGTCTATTATATACGTGCACATCGATTCTtgaaacaccgttcacgcaTTCACTGTCCAGCATACTAAAATTATTATCAAAGACTAACCCTCCgcaatctaaaaaataaaatcaaaattttcaaagaTCAAGACGTGGCCACATTTAATTACATGCTTCAGGTTTACTAACAACCATAATGCCACACAATGCCACATGTACGTGTTGTACATGTCCTGAGGCAGTGGCGCACTGGACACTTGGCTGCCAACTGCGCGGGGCCGGAtcgcccgggggggggggggggggggcgctgtCGCACGTGGGGCGTGGACGCCCGCTCGATCGATCACCGACGCCGGAACTCGTTGAGGGAGTTTCCACTTTCCACTTTCCACTTGGAGCACCGCGGCAGCGAATCCAACGGGCGTTCCTGCTGTCGGCTTCGGGTTCCAAAAGTTGAGCCTACTTGGCTGGCAAGTGGCGAGTGCAGTATGTGCTTGGTGATCTGTTCCGATTTTCTGAATGGACTGGCCTTACCATGCGTTGCTTAATGATGCCATTGTGCTTGGAGGACATGCCAAAGGCCGCCCCTAATTTCTTGCATGAAGATGGAGGTTTTGAGAAACAGAGGAAGATAGACGTCTGCTCAACGCTTGTGATGTTAATATTTCGGAGGAATACAGATAGATGTCCCCGGATGcgcaatttttttaatataaaaaatcttGTGTTTTTAACACCAAAAACTACTCGTATGTTTCAATAATCATTCTCTGGATGGAATGTTCTATGCCTGACGAGGGGGACACGTATAAGCTCACATAGCAGCACGTTCAGCAGTTGTACAGAATAGCCGTGGCCTTAGCTTAAATTCAAAATCATAAACAATTTTAGATTAATGATAACTGACTTTTCGAACAATATAAAACACTCAACTACTGAAGCAGTTGCTCAAGATGTATGCGGCCCAGACAAATTCATCTACAATGTAACTCGACAGCCCAGACAATTAGAAAATACATACAGTTCAAAGGGTCCACAAACCAAAGTATATCGTTGGTCATCTAATCTAAAAGTTCTACATGACAAACTCACGTAGAATACTGACAGGTTACAGTGTGACAAAATTTATAGCCCCAGGATCACCTGAGGGCAAGACTCCTATGAGGATACATGGTAGAACACCTCATCTAATATCCGGTTCCTTTTTTCGTTGCCACCACGTGAAAACTGCACGCTCCACAAACGAAATAACTGCTTACTGATCTCAAGTGCCAACGAGATACATCTTTCAGCACCACAAGCCATGGCACACCTGAAAGCATGATGAAAGCAAGAAAATCAGAATCACATATCTAAAACCAGATGCATACAAGTGCCATATTCAGGAAACTGTTATGGACCGTAACAGAATACAGTAGGTAGCTGCATAAATTTGTAATACAATCGTATGGGACAAGTAAACCAGCACACTGTGTTGCTGCTAGGGATAGGCAGGGAATACAATGATATTACGGCTCAAACTTCGATGGTAGATTGTAGCCCACAGACAAGTGATTATAACAGTTCAGGCCAATCAATCAGCCATGTCATGCTAAGATTACAAGAAAATGGTGATCGGAAATTAAGAAGAATTCAACAAATAACCAACATcgtgattttgtacttcatccACCAGGTCACCAAGTATATCAAAAGTTCATAATGGAAAATGAAATCCCTTTGCAACTTGCAGCAGCAGCATAATGCTCATCACCAACCGAGCAATCTGATGTGTTTAACCATTCATGTTAGTAAAATCAATCAGGTTGGAGATATCTTAAAGGGGTTTTATTGCAATAAAGGATACGGAATATTCTTCAATTAAGCACACATACCCAATAATTGTTAATCCACAAAGTGCACTAGAGAACATTCAAATGATGATGCACCCAGCAGAGCTTCATATCAGAATTTACTTTGCTTGATTATCTTCGTGCAATTAAGCAAAAAATCTGATCCTAACAGCCCCAATTGAATCACTCAGATACAAACTATAAGCACTCTAATGGaaaatcaatatcataatcACCTCATCTCATAGAAACCTAATCATTTGGTACATGGAAATGCATATGCCTGAAGCCTTGATAAGACATAATGTTCCTAAATTCATCCATATGATCCATCATGCCGTCCTACTGGTATGAAGTGTAAATGACACTTTCAATTAACTAGGTTATCTCTCTGCTGTCAAATTTCTTCACTTACATAAACACAGATCACTGCCAATTGATGAAGCAATCATTACATCTCTTTCAGAAACGAGTTTGCTTGATCAATTCACATAATTCAGCAAGTAATCTGATCCAAATACCCAATTAGAGTCACTCAAAGTCAACAAGTCTATTAGCACTGACAGAGATTGAGATTGGCATCCGCACACCTAATGTCATAATCAACTAATCATTCAATACAGTGAAATGCATATTGCTTAAGCCTTGGACACAATAATGAGACACAATGTTACTAATTTCACTTGAATACGTTCCAACCAGATAACTCGAGAAGAATCAACCAGCCTCTGCCCTCACCTCACATGAGTTCCTCCTCCTTGCGGAGGTACTCCCCGGCGTCCGACTGGTGCAGCACGACGACGGCGTTAGTATCGGCCTTCCTGCAGTCCTGCGCTGACCTGGCCGCGATGCCGAACCCGAGCGGCACGTCGGCCATGGACATGACAACGACGCCGTCCCCGGACTTGGTGTTCTCGGTGATGCGCGCGAGGGAGGACTTGGGCACGGAATTCCCGAAGAGGAAGGAGCGCTCGGTGTCGGGCTTAAGCCAGACGCGGCGGCGCGCGTGCGCCGCGAGGAGGTCGAGCGCGTGGACGGTGAGGTGGAACGCGCCGTGGTGGGTGAACCTGCCGATGGGGGTACCCACGCCGGCGAGGCGCGAGcgggcgacggcggtggcgcggCGGACGAGCGCCTCGGAGGCATAGTAGACGCGGTTCTTGTGGAGGCGGAGGCAGTAGCGGCCCGGCTCCGGGTCGGGGCCCTCCACGGAGGGCCGCTCCAGGAGGTGCTTCAGGTTGGGCCCCGTGAACTTGAAGAGCTTCTCGAAGACCTGCGTGGTCTCCTTCTCGTCGAGCGGAcgcatggcggcggcggagggtttGGAACGGGGCGGCGGTGGGGGTTGgggacggaggctagggtttttgGTGAAGGGCCTTGGTTTGTTTTATTGGGACGAAGGGGTTTCTGATCGTTGATCGTTGGATCATAAGAATCCAACGGTTAGTGGCGTCCCTGCCGCTTATCTGAAGGCACTGCTTTACCCTCCCTATTTCGTTTCGTTTCGTTTCAAGTTTTAGCCAAGTTTAGGTCAAAAAAACGTTTTAGCCAAGTTAATAAATCGCGGAAAGCGGGGTTGTATTGGATTGCATCAAGGCAACGGATAGCAAATAGCGTGCAATATAACATTCGCTAAGTTCCAATAGCGATATTTGAAAAATACTGAAaactttttatatatatatataatgactTTCTACCTACATAAAAGTCATGCAAATAGAATAGTCAAGTGCAAATAGAATAGTCAAGTAAGACTAGTCTAGAATTTACATACAACAAGATAATAAGACAACTAACTTTTAAACTAAATTTTAAAGAAACAATACACTTAGTAATGAATCACTACCATGACTGAATCACTACCATGACTAATCTTTGAATGTTGAAACAGATGGAGAAGAGTTCTTGCTTAGACTATTTCATAGCTCCAGTGATCACCTTAAAATGGGCTAATCTGTATGCTTTTGTTCTGTCCTAGTTGCCCCATTGTTTTCTTTGCAATCTCTCGTCTAACAACTCTGTTACTACTACTTACTAGCGTCATGCAAagcgttttttttttacagacgCAGACATGCAGTTTTATATCTCGTGAAGTCTGATCACAGGTCAATCTTGGTCAGGCTTTGCTCAGATCGCCTTGCCTCGACGCATGCATGCCCATGTCCATCAGAACCTCAAGGCCATGAGTGTACTAGCAACAAATCACAACAGGCACAAAACATTAGCGTACAGATTACAGACTATGTATACGGTGttcacaaaaacaaaaacaaaaatacagTCTATAGATGGCGAACAGTGGCAAGCAAATGATTCGATCTTGTAACAGAGGCACACCCGCACGAGGAGCAACTTTGTGCCTAATGGATTCCGGCATGCAATGCATACACGACTCGATCGATTCCTGATACGCCATT
This region includes:
- the LOC133893687 gene encoding uncharacterized protein LOC133893687 produces the protein MRPLDEKETTQVFEKLFKFTGPNLKHLLERPSVEGPDPEPGRYCLRLHKNRVYYASEALVRRATAVARSRLAGVGTPIGRFTHHGAFHLTVHALDLLAAHARRRVWLKPDTERSFLFGNSVPKSSLARITENTKSGDGVVVMSMADVPLGFGIAARSAQDCRKADTNAVVVLHQSDAGEYLRKEEELM